The Phragmitibacter flavus genome includes a window with the following:
- a CDS encoding DUF2239 family protein produces the protein MSELLSGESIEHAVFAGEQLLLTGGLVEVATEARRFHLEQPDVEVLIFDEATGKTVDLDLRCMPEELTAQLRHLIKPTASEDEAETVRGRGRPRLGVVPREVTLLPRHWEWLGEQPGGASVTLRKLVEEAKKANAGRDAKRKAQEACYRFMTTMAGDRAGFEEANRALFAGNREKFELEIAGWPEDVRGMALKIGEVAFAPCN, from the coding sequence ATGAGTGAACTATTATCGGGGGAGTCGATTGAGCATGCAGTCTTTGCCGGGGAGCAGTTGTTGCTCACGGGGGGATTGGTGGAGGTAGCGACCGAAGCGCGGCGTTTTCATCTGGAGCAGCCGGACGTGGAGGTGCTGATTTTTGATGAAGCGACTGGCAAGACGGTGGATCTCGATCTCCGTTGCATGCCGGAGGAGCTGACGGCGCAGCTCAGACATTTGATCAAGCCGACGGCATCGGAAGATGAGGCAGAAACGGTGCGAGGTCGCGGCAGGCCGAGGTTGGGGGTGGTGCCGAGGGAGGTGACCTTACTGCCGAGGCATTGGGAATGGCTGGGCGAGCAACCGGGTGGGGCTTCGGTAACTTTGCGAAAACTGGTGGAGGAAGCGAAGAAGGCAAACGCGGGGCGCGATGCGAAGCGCAAGGCACAGGAGGCGTGTTATCGGTTCATGACAACGATGGCGGGAGATCGCGCCGGATTCGAGGAAGCCAACCGGGCCTTGTTTGCGGGGAATCGGGAGAAGTTTGAGCTCGAAATCGCCGGATGGCCGGAGGATGTGCGCGGGATGGCGCTGAAAATTGGGGAGGTGGCGTTCGCACCGTGTAACTGA
- a CDS encoding YqgE/AlgH family protein yields MNLDDSQSKSLSGSLLLAAPSLRDPNFFHTVLLLAAHDCAEGAFGYILNRPLDKKVADLVDDEKLGTLGDVPVFIGGPVGTNKLSFAALDWNTRKRTLRVQSHLSTAQAKKEIEKGRLVRGFIGYSGWSEGQLENELEQKSWITCAPPSKTVMNQSPEELWKAILGHMGPYYKLMANMPADLSLN; encoded by the coding sequence ATGAATCTTGACGACAGCCAATCCAAGTCCCTAAGCGGTTCGCTGTTGCTGGCGGCCCCTTCCTTACGTGATCCCAACTTTTTCCACACGGTGCTGCTCCTCGCCGCGCACGACTGTGCTGAAGGTGCTTTTGGTTACATCCTCAATCGTCCGTTGGACAAAAAAGTCGCTGATCTGGTTGATGACGAAAAGCTCGGCACGCTGGGTGACGTCCCCGTTTTCATCGGCGGTCCGGTGGGCACCAACAAACTTTCATTTGCCGCCCTCGACTGGAACACCCGCAAACGCACGCTACGTGTGCAGTCCCATCTCTCCACCGCCCAGGCCAAAAAGGAGATCGAGAAAGGTCGCCTTGTGCGCGGATTTATCGGCTACTCCGGCTGGTCCGAGGGTCAGCTTGAGAATGAGCTGGAGCAAAAATCCTGGATCACTTGTGCCCCTCCGTCCAAAACGGTGATGAACCAAAGTCCCGAGGAGCTTTGGAAAGCGATCCTTGGGCACATGGGTCCTTATTATAAATTGATGGCGAACATGCCGGCGGATTTGTCTTTGAATTGA
- a CDS encoding PQQ-binding-like beta-propeller repeat protein — protein sequence MNPGTTSMTKPHGLHRGLMIGFIIALAFLLCLLASAPAQKSESISAVSAQEVEVKAVDWPHFQGPARNNTTTESGWTKDWPADGPPTLWKANVGRGLASFAVVGNRIYTAGNDGADKDVVVCLDLDSGKELWRFEYACVTATHPMPIVPYGPGATPTVVDGRVFTLSREGHLHALDAGTGKLIWKKHLVEDFKGKRPVYGYAGSVLAEGGHLFVDNGGDTQSTLCLEQKSGEIIWAKGKGEAGYATPGFASFGSSTRTLVLFKGEALTLLDPSNGNLLAEYAATTRDFSNCATPYVNGNRVFISHTGSQGSSVFNYADGKLKSAWNDRDLGLLFNSGVPWEGNLIAFNDQKRGAKDFRCIDLTTGGSLWVNSDIDKGTAILSDGHLLILTNTGELVLAKPGREALEIVSRVQVLAGKGYVLPVLSNGRILCKNNAGDVVCLDVRAK from the coding sequence ATGAACCCAGGCACGACATCCATGACCAAACCGCACGGCCTGCACCGTGGATTGATGATCGGCTTCATCATCGCCCTTGCATTTTTGCTTTGTTTGCTGGCTTCCGCTCCGGCGCAAAAGTCGGAAAGTATTTCGGCGGTGAGCGCGCAAGAGGTCGAAGTGAAGGCGGTCGATTGGCCCCATTTCCAGGGACCTGCGCGAAACAACACCACGACGGAATCGGGATGGACCAAGGACTGGCCGGCGGATGGCCCTCCTACTTTGTGGAAGGCGAATGTGGGGCGTGGTCTGGCTTCCTTTGCAGTGGTCGGCAACCGGATTTATACGGCAGGAAATGATGGGGCGGACAAGGACGTGGTGGTGTGTCTTGATCTCGATTCCGGCAAGGAGCTTTGGCGTTTTGAATATGCCTGTGTGACGGCGACGCATCCCATGCCGATTGTGCCCTATGGTCCCGGAGCCACTCCAACAGTGGTGGACGGCCGGGTGTTTACGTTAAGCCGCGAGGGTCATTTGCATGCCCTGGATGCAGGGACAGGAAAGCTGATCTGGAAGAAACATCTGGTGGAAGATTTTAAAGGCAAACGGCCGGTTTATGGGTATGCTGGCAGCGTGCTGGCAGAGGGTGGACATCTGTTTGTCGACAACGGCGGCGATACGCAATCGACCTTGTGCCTTGAACAGAAGTCGGGTGAGATTATTTGGGCAAAAGGCAAGGGCGAGGCCGGTTATGCGACGCCAGGTTTTGCCTCCTTCGGCAGCTCGACACGGACGTTGGTTTTGTTCAAGGGTGAAGCTCTGACTTTGCTTGATCCATCGAACGGAAATTTGCTGGCCGAATATGCCGCCACGACCCGTGATTTCTCCAACTGTGCAACGCCTTATGTGAATGGCAATCGCGTGTTCATCTCGCACACGGGATCGCAGGGGAGTTCCGTCTTCAACTATGCGGATGGCAAGTTGAAGTCCGCGTGGAATGATCGCGATCTCGGATTGTTGTTTAACTCGGGAGTCCCTTGGGAGGGTAATCTGATCGCCTTCAACGATCAGAAACGTGGGGCCAAAGACTTCCGCTGCATCGACCTAACCACGGGTGGATCGTTGTGGGTGAACAGCGACATCGACAAAGGCACGGCGATCTTAAGCGATGGGCATTTGCTGATTTTGACCAACACGGGTGAGCTGGTGCTGGCCAAACCCGGCAGAGAAGCTCTGGAGATCGTCAGTCGCGTGCAGGTGCTCGCTGGCAAGGGTTATGTGCTGCCCGTATTGAGCAACGGCCGCATTCTCTGCAAAAACAACGCAGGCGACGTGGTGTGCCTGGATGTGCGTGCGAAATGA
- a CDS encoding Kelch repeat-containing protein, with product MRFTLLTLLFAPALHAIEIPALSEPVTSFGAAVTEGYLYTYGGHMAESHSWSLPTTSGALQRINLKEPGKWEALSSGPQVQSPGVAAADGKVYLIGGMQPQNGQGEDPVLKSLDHALVFDTKTSQWSELPKLPEPRSSHDVAILNNKLYVVGGWPLNTAKDSADEAPDDRHAERAFHDKGLVLDLANPGAGWQSFEQPFQRRAIALVALAGKLYVLGGMDAENKVSAEADVYDIASKTWSKLPEMPVEGRTKGFATAACEVDGELIASPRGGKIFALRNDTWQEAGKLEQSRYFHQLEPLDDGRVIALGGTSGDEPLDDVEVAKIKK from the coding sequence ATGCGTTTTACCCTGCTCACCCTGCTCTTTGCCCCCGCCCTTCATGCCATCGAAATTCCTGCATTGTCGGAACCGGTCACCAGTTTTGGTGCCGCAGTGACCGAGGGTTATCTTTACACTTACGGCGGACACATGGCGGAATCGCATTCGTGGTCATTGCCAACCACGAGCGGAGCGTTGCAACGGATCAATTTGAAAGAGCCCGGGAAATGGGAGGCTCTGTCATCGGGTCCACAGGTGCAGAGTCCGGGAGTGGCGGCAGCGGATGGAAAGGTTTATCTGATTGGCGGCATGCAGCCTCAGAATGGCCAGGGGGAAGATCCGGTGTTGAAGTCTCTCGATCATGCGCTGGTGTTTGACACGAAAACCAGCCAGTGGAGCGAGTTGCCAAAACTGCCGGAGCCGCGTTCGAGTCATGACGTGGCCATCTTGAACAACAAGCTGTATGTGGTCGGCGGCTGGCCATTGAACACGGCAAAAGATTCAGCGGACGAGGCACCGGACGACCGTCATGCCGAGCGTGCGTTTCACGACAAGGGATTGGTGCTTGATCTGGCCAATCCGGGTGCAGGCTGGCAGAGCTTTGAGCAACCGTTCCAACGTCGCGCCATTGCATTGGTCGCCCTGGCCGGGAAGTTGTATGTGCTGGGGGGAATGGATGCCGAGAACAAGGTGAGTGCCGAAGCCGATGTGTATGACATTGCCAGCAAGACCTGGAGCAAGCTGCCTGAGATGCCGGTGGAAGGACGCACGAAAGGTTTTGCCACGGCAGCTTGTGAAGTGGATGGCGAACTGATTGCGAGTCCCCGTGGCGGCAAGATCTTTGCGCTGCGCAATGACACCTGGCAGGAGGCGGGCAAGCTCGAGCAGTCGCGATATTTCCATCAACTGGAGCCGTTGGATGACGGGCGCGTGATCGCACTTGGCGGCACCAGCGGTGATGAACCACTCGACGATGTTGAGGTCGCGAAGATCAAAAAATAA
- a CDS encoding PEP-CTERM sorting domain-containing protein (PEP-CTERM proteins occur, often in large numbers, in the proteomes of bacteria that also encode an exosortase, a predicted intramembrane cysteine proteinase. The presence of a PEP-CTERM domain at a protein's C-terminus predicts cleavage within the sorting domain, followed by covalent anchoring to some some component of the (usually Gram-negative) cell surface. Many PEP-CTERM proteins exhibit an unusual sequence composition that includes large numbers of potential glycosylation sites. Expression of one such protein has been shown restore the ability of a bacterium to form floc, a type of biofilm.), translating to MAGMFFNRVTGLFMATVVVVFATTSASNGENLYNGFIDPGFGSNGEFSQWDIFGNPSQAFVNVPAAPDNLAAPSNPPILTQTTPGAIVTSGGSGGWGDGGANIYNPGGSLSIVINDTTPFNTDTIVFQYQVSGSMIDLSQVRLKIGGVEYAANGELAEYIREYAGASSYGGIENRTAIQWDISGMNLSGNTTYQILFDTPDHTSLQVAVLDTSPQFSQAVSKAYTWNASGSSLGWATGGNWQQGSAPVDVGGNIKFSNSAPAAISLGTVDREVGELILTGQNVTVNSGRTLIVNTGISATNSSQLTINSNYRIGATNVMDVDTGSTVRINGAVSGGFGGLVKMGGGLLDLTNNNSFNRATSLDALSNVEVYDGTLRFGGSNLYAGVTTVLYGTLIVAADALNGSGALGVSTTNVNLGAGSSYAMDPDSIARIHIEGNRTMGRNISLSANTTQKTIGAISAPNGATVSGNISLGTTTASTSNVTFSAAAAGDRVNFTGNITGGSNSAAGTGMRSQVYIGGAGVVEFSGNAKTYFADTTVLAGAELRVNTILGNSSNTLLTLNGGTLSGAGIIKKNFTVDAGDVISPGNSVGRLTIGEAALSQTLTFGKGGTYRWEMSDADGAAGAGWDHLQIYGSLVMSADANERFTIELSTTAAAGFDAFQDIDWVIASATGGITGFQANAFQFDTSAFDAEILGHFSLLTQNNDLVLRYVHVVPEPGRAALLLVALSFAALRRRR from the coding sequence ATGGCAGGCATGTTTTTCAACCGGGTGACCGGCCTTTTCATGGCGACGGTGGTGGTCGTGTTCGCGACCACTTCTGCGTCAAACGGCGAGAATCTTTACAACGGGTTCATCGACCCGGGCTTTGGTTCGAATGGAGAGTTCAGCCAGTGGGACATCTTTGGCAATCCGAGCCAGGCCTTCGTCAATGTCCCGGCGGCTCCCGACAACCTGGCGGCTCCATCAAACCCGCCGATTCTCACCCAGACCACCCCCGGGGCCATCGTGACCTCCGGTGGATCGGGTGGTTGGGGTGATGGCGGTGCCAACATTTACAATCCCGGTGGAAGCCTCTCCATTGTCATCAACGACACCACGCCCTTCAATACGGACACTATTGTGTTTCAGTATCAGGTCTCCGGCAGCATGATTGACCTTTCCCAAGTGAGGTTGAAAATCGGAGGCGTTGAATATGCCGCCAATGGGGAACTGGCCGAATACATCCGTGAATACGCGGGAGCCTCTTCATACGGCGGCATTGAAAACCGCACGGCCATTCAGTGGGACATCAGCGGGATGAATTTGTCGGGGAATACGACTTATCAAATTCTCTTTGATACCCCGGATCATACCAGTCTGCAGGTCGCGGTTTTGGATACCTCGCCACAGTTTTCCCAAGCCGTTTCTAAAGCCTACACCTGGAACGCAAGCGGCTCTTCCTTGGGATGGGCGACGGGCGGAAACTGGCAGCAGGGCTCGGCACCCGTTGATGTCGGGGGCAACATCAAATTTAGCAACAGTGCACCGGCCGCAATCTCACTGGGAACGGTTGATCGGGAAGTCGGGGAGCTGATTCTCACCGGCCAGAATGTGACCGTCAACAGCGGTCGGACGCTCATCGTCAACACCGGAATTTCGGCCACGAATTCCTCACAATTGACCATCAATTCCAACTATCGAATTGGTGCCACCAATGTGATGGACGTCGACACGGGATCCACGGTGCGAATCAACGGTGCCGTCAGTGGAGGATTCGGCGGACTGGTGAAGATGGGTGGTGGATTGCTGGACCTGACCAATAACAATAGTTTCAACCGTGCCACCTCCCTGGATGCGCTCTCCAACGTGGAGGTTTATGATGGCACCTTGAGGTTCGGGGGAAGCAACCTGTATGCGGGAGTTACCACCGTGCTTTATGGGACTTTGATCGTAGCGGCGGATGCTTTGAATGGTTCGGGAGCACTGGGAGTTTCAACCACCAACGTGAACTTGGGTGCCGGATCAAGTTATGCGATGGACCCTGACAGCATCGCAAGAATCCACATCGAAGGAAACCGGACCATGGGTCGAAACATTTCCCTCTCGGCCAATACCACCCAAAAAACAATCGGTGCGATTTCCGCTCCAAACGGTGCAACGGTTTCAGGCAACATTTCACTGGGAACCACCACGGCGAGCACTTCGAACGTCACTTTCTCCGCAGCGGCCGCTGGTGACAGGGTCAATTTTACCGGCAACATCACCGGAGGGAGTAATTCAGCGGCAGGAACGGGAATGAGATCCCAGGTCTATATTGGGGGCGCGGGAGTGGTGGAATTTTCTGGCAATGCCAAAACCTATTTCGCCGACACCACCGTTCTGGCGGGGGCTGAGTTGAGGGTCAACACCATCTTGGGGAACTCCAGCAACACGCTGCTCACGCTGAACGGGGGAACGTTGTCAGGAGCGGGCATCATCAAAAAGAATTTCACCGTGGATGCCGGGGATGTGATCAGTCCAGGAAACAGCGTCGGGCGCCTGACCATCGGGGAGGCCGCCTTGTCGCAAACACTGACGTTTGGCAAAGGAGGCACGTATCGCTGGGAGATGAGCGATGCGGATGGTGCTGCTGGTGCCGGATGGGATCATCTGCAAATCTATGGTTCGCTAGTGATGAGTGCTGATGCGAATGAACGGTTCACCATCGAGCTTTCGACCACTGCGGCGGCGGGGTTTGATGCGTTTCAAGACATTGACTGGGTGATTGCCAGTGCCACGGGTGGCATCACCGGTTTCCAGGCCAATGCGTTTCAGTTTGATACCAGTGCTTTCGATGCAGAAATCTTGGGGCATTTCAGTCTGCTGACCCAAAACAATGACCTCGTGCTGCGTTATGTTCACGTGGTGCCAGAGCCTGGGCGTGCGGCCCTCCTGCTGGTCGCACTGAGCTTTGCGGCCTTGCGTCGCCGACGTTAA
- a CDS encoding type II secretion system protein, whose product MKLKLKQNQMNCPHNPSRGRRSGFTLIELLVVIGIIAILSSLGFAGTKVALQQAAKTREITAAKSLVGAYLTYPADNYGILLPGNDLTVGVIELPNGDAVHGPAAQRYPYRLAEFFDYVMEGTVLVNRNASQFDKNDHYLVSLYPALGMNHQFVGGSRSNGANPVSTSDCLTSLSQASSAPLVFASASNGEMGEEQVDGYCFLTPPNLTGTNWKDIEWTSASSAKDYGHVDARYGGKAVCAFLDGAVRLHSIEELRDMRLWSHMAAAQDNPDYRTKKASGGGRL is encoded by the coding sequence ATGAAACTGAAACTAAAACAGAATCAAATGAACTGTCCCCACAACCCGTCGAGGGGTCGTCGATCAGGCTTTACCCTTATCGAGCTGTTGGTGGTCATTGGCATCATCGCCATCCTTTCCTCGCTAGGTTTCGCTGGAACCAAGGTGGCCCTCCAGCAGGCTGCGAAGACTCGTGAGATCACTGCGGCAAAAAGTCTGGTCGGCGCTTATTTGACTTATCCAGCAGACAACTACGGCATCTTGCTTCCGGGGAATGATCTGACGGTGGGAGTCATTGAATTGCCGAATGGCGATGCGGTGCATGGACCCGCAGCGCAACGTTATCCCTACCGTTTGGCGGAATTTTTTGACTACGTCATGGAAGGCACGGTGCTGGTGAATCGCAATGCCTCTCAGTTCGACAAAAACGATCACTATCTGGTGAGCCTCTATCCCGCCTTGGGCATGAATCATCAGTTTGTTGGTGGTTCACGTTCCAACGGTGCAAACCCGGTATCGACGTCCGATTGTCTCACCTCCCTGAGCCAGGCAAGCTCTGCCCCGCTGGTCTTTGCTTCTGCATCGAATGGCGAGATGGGAGAGGAACAGGTGGATGGATATTGCTTCCTCACGCCCCCCAATTTGACCGGCACCAACTGGAAGGACATCGAATGGACCAGCGCCTCTTCTGCAAAAGATTATGGTCATGTCGATGCACGATATGGCGGCAAGGCGGTGTGTGCATTTCTAGATGGCGCGGTGCGGTTGCACAGCATTGAAGAACTGCGGGACATGAGGTTGTGGAGCCACATGGCAGCGGCACAGGACAACCCTGACTATCGGACGAAAAAAGCATCCGGCGGAGGGCGCCTCTAA
- a CDS encoding PEP-CTERM sorting domain-containing protein: MKILAIVVSAVLLSTAGRTQAAISAFTNYGYTGGTTASWDLFAGGNYQPSYAFASGIPGNPSTNNVTIGLTASATPGQTYHPGNPAPANPFGPTNANETFYTLWSRTQFSMVLTVASGTLTDLAFQGLTTAGGFGGDGVLLNGLAASPENVVPITTDSAVVGIGYSWSNLNFTAGQTITLTWFNSEAHTGYEAFQLQTNAAVVPEPSRLMLGGLALGALFMRRRRSLVR, translated from the coding sequence ATGAAGATCTTAGCCATTGTCGTCTCCGCAGTCCTTCTGTCTACCGCCGGGAGAACACAAGCCGCCATCTCTGCTTTCACCAATTACGGCTATACGGGAGGCACCACGGCCTCTTGGGATCTGTTCGCGGGGGGAAATTATCAACCCTCCTATGCTTTTGCTTCGGGCATCCCGGGAAATCCCAGCACGAACAACGTCACCATCGGACTCACCGCCTCGGCGACTCCAGGTCAGACCTATCATCCTGGCAATCCCGCCCCTGCCAATCCTTTCGGTCCGACCAATGCGAATGAAACCTTCTACACCTTGTGGTCCCGCACCCAGTTTTCCATGGTGTTGACGGTGGCTTCCGGGACCCTGACCGATCTTGCTTTCCAAGGTTTGACCACGGCAGGCGGTTTTGGTGGTGACGGTGTGCTGCTCAATGGTCTGGCAGCCTCTCCCGAGAACGTGGTTCCAATCACCACTGACAGTGCCGTGGTGGGAATCGGATATAGCTGGTCGAACTTGAATTTCACGGCGGGTCAAACCATCACGCTGACCTGGTTCAACAGCGAGGCGCACACCGGATATGAAGCCTTTCAACTTCAGACCAATGCAGCAGTCGTCCCTGAACCTTCGCGGTTGATGCTTGGGGGTCTTGCACTGGGCGCTTTGTTCATGCGTCGCCGGCGCTCCTTGGTCAGATAA